The Verrucomicrobiota bacterium genome includes a window with the following:
- the rpmB gene encoding 50S ribosomal protein L28 has product MSRTCSITGKKPTLGNRINRRGKPKKEGGIGTHVTSMTRRWFRPNLKEKRIYVPELKRFIKIKLSVRALKTINKNGAYSTLKAAGVI; this is encoded by the coding sequence ATGTCTAGAACATGCAGTATCACAGGAAAAAAACCGACTCTCGGAAACCGCATCAATCGTCGCGGTAAACCAAAAAAAGAGGGCGGCATCGGGACGCACGTCACATCCATGACGCGACGTTGGTTTAGACCAAACCTCAAGGAAAAAAGAATTTACGTTCCTGAGCTGAAACGATTCATCAAGATCAAGCTCAGTGTCCGTGCTCTTAAAACCATCAATAAAAACGGTGCCTATAGCACCCTCAAAGCCGCTGGAGTCATCTAA
- the rpsR gene encoding 30S ribosomal protein S18, producing the protein MGIKKKKSKGVIIRRNTTPVARKRVDISGEALEYKNTELLRKFVTEKGKLLPRRVTGLPAKLHRKMTNAVKRARTALLMK; encoded by the coding sequence ATGGGTATCAAGAAGAAAAAATCAAAAGGGGTGATCATCCGCCGCAATACAACCCCTGTCGCCCGTAAACGCGTCGACATCTCCGGCGAAGCCCTTGAGTACAAGAATACCGAATTACTCAGGAAATTTGTGACTGAAAAAGGCAAACTCCTTCCCCGCCGTGTCACAGGTCTCCCTGCGAAGCTCCACCGCAAAATGACCAATGCGGTCAAACGTGCGCGTACAGCCCTCTTGATGAAGTAA